One region of Primulina tabacum isolate GXHZ01 chromosome 1, ASM2559414v2, whole genome shotgun sequence genomic DNA includes:
- the LOC142554203 gene encoding pentatricopeptide repeat-containing protein At5g39350-like yields MANLTGSSLRNQFLYNSSNFSTIVLSLFPCCQKRQDFRALNALLIVNGLIEHQSLIKQFIIKCCHLGFPDLALSAFKTIEKPSLSMQNLFLGSLCDNGLFGNVLSVYEMCRISGSLSDNYTYPFVIKACSALSDTGRGESMHCLVTKDGFGENLVVQTSLVDFYSKGGEMDNARKLVDEISQPDVVTWNALISGFSFNSFDDEVFRVFHEMRYMAMRPNTSTFASLFRVCSKLVAFDFGKSLHGLAYKLGYAMRESLVPALISTYANCRDMLAARNIFDTSTFKNVVIWNAIISAYTRNNKPEDAIALFQRMLLDDIKPDVVTFVSLIPSSENLGCLCYVESLHAYVMKFGFTKQLSVVTALLSVYAKLGNIYSAELLFCNVNQRNLLSWNSMVSAYASNGLWKHSLTAFHDMQMDGCKPDAISIITILTVCSELEAILLGKSAHAFSVRTGIDSNLNVCNSLMGFYIDCRELAVSFNIFDRMALKSVVSWNTMISGCVDNGEAERSLLLLHHMRLQGVEFDLVSLISILSYCNEFQNLILGSAIHNYAIRTGFADDISLANSLVTMYINCGQLGAGRLLFNDMPNKSVVSWNAILTGYRYHNSPKETLESFILMIKKGHRPNYVTLLNVLPACCTNLEGKSIHAYILRLQIPLETNLLTSLIIMYGKFGNFASCLALFHEGEKGSISSWNTVLSAYLLSKNARGAVAFFRDLLRNNIEPDNITILNLISACRHLQNLHISNSILAFVVQKGFDKDVAISNALIDLFGKCGSIRSAKTLFDLLPQKDTKSWSTMINVYGLNGDGESALSLYSQMRLLGLKLDKVTYMGILSACSHSGLVQQGRMVFNCMIQDGVLPCMEHYACILDLLGRKGYLNEARDIVQNLLCKPSESVLKSLLGACLSHGNYELGEEFGRLLLETNLKDPGAYVILHNIYAAAGKWLDADNVRLTMEQNRFHKPLGFSLIDVNAGILDVQS; encoded by the coding sequence ATGGCGAACTTAACTGGTTCCTCTCTGAGAAACCAATTTCTCTACAACAGTTCAAATTTTTCCACCATTGTCCTTTCATTGTTTCCATGCTGCCAGAAGCGCCAAGATTTTAGGGCCTTGAACGCTTTATTAATTGTAAATGGATTGATTGAGCACCAATCTTTAATCAAACAATTTATTATCAAGTGTTGTCATCTGGGATTTCCGGATTTAGCTCTCTCAGCTTTCAAAACAATCGAAAAGCCGAGTCTTTCGATGCAGAATCTTTTTCTTGGGAGTTTATGTGACAATGGTCTGTTCGGGAATGTGTTGAGTGTTTACGAAATGTGTCGAATTTCGGGAAGTCTTTCGGACAACTACACGTATCCTTTTGTGATCAAGGCATGCTCTGCGTTGAGTGACACTGGGCGTGGTGAATCGATGCATTGTCTCGTTACAAAGGATGGTTTTGGGGAAAATCTTGTTGTGCAAACGAGCCTGGTTGATTTTTACTCCAAAGGTGGTGAAATGGATAACGCACGTAAGTTGGTCGATGAAATTTCTCAACCAGATGTGGTTACTTGGAACGCTTTGATTTCTGGATTTTCTTTTAATTCGTTTGACGATGAGGTTTTTCGGGTTTTTCATGAAATGAGATACATGGCAATGAGGCCTAACACTAGCACATTTGCTAGTTTGTTTCGGGTATGCTCGAAATTAGTAGCTTTTGATTTTGGAAAATCTCTTCATGGACTTGCTTATAAACTTGGATATGCAATGAGGGAGTCTTTAGTGCCTGCGCTGATTTCTACTTATGCTAATTGTCGGGACATGTTGGCTGCTAGAAATATTTTTGATACTTCGACATTCAAGAATGTTGTTATTTGGAATGCTATAATATCTGCTTATACACGGAATAATAAACCAGAGGATGCTATTGCTTTGTTTCAGAGAATGTTACTCGATGATATTAAGCCTGATGTAGTGACTTTTGTGTCTCTTATTCCTTCTAGTGAGAATCTTGGGTGCCTTTGTTATGTCGAGTCGCTTCATGCTTATGTAATGAAATTTGGGTTCACTAAACAACTCTCTGTTGTCACGGCCCTTCTGTCAGTTTATGCAAAATTAGGAAATATTTATTCAGCTGAGTTACTTTTTTGTAATGTCAACCAAAGGAACCTCTTGTCGTGGAATTCCATGGTTTCAGCATATGCCAGCAACGGCCTTTGGAAGCATAGTTTGACTGCATTTCATGACATGCAGATGGATGGTTGTAAGCCAGACGCAATCTCGATTATTACTATCCTCACTGTATGCTCTGAATTGGAGGCTATTTTGCTGGGAAAATCCGCACATGCTTTTAGCGTTAGAACGGGGATTGATTCGAATCTTAATGTGTGCAATTCACTGATGGGATTTTACATTGACTGCCGTGAGTTGGCAGTTTCTTTTAATATATTCGATAGAATGGCTCTCAAAAGTGTTGTTTCATGGAACACTATGATTTCTGGGTGTGTGGATAATGGAGAAGCAGAGAGATCACTGCTCCTATTGCATCATATGAGGCTACAAGGTGttgagtttgatttggtttcttTAATAAGCATTCTTTCATATTGCAATGAGTTTCAAAATCTAATCTTGGGGTCGGCCATTCATAACTATGCTATCAGGACTGGATTTGCTGATGATATTTCCTTAGCTAATTCTCTTGTCACCATGTATATAAACTGTGGACAGCTTGGAGCAGGAAGGTTACTCTTCAATGACATGCCTAATAAAAGCGTGGTTTCTTGGAATGCTATTTTGACTGGCTATAGATATCATAACTCACCGAAGGAGACTTTGGAATCGTTTATTCTTATGATAAAGAAAGGTCACAGACCAAATTACGTAACCTTGCTGAACGTGTTACCTGCTTGTTGTACAAATCTTGAAGGTAAATCAATCCATGCTTACATTTTAAGACTTCAAATCCCTCTAGAAACTAATCTTCTCACTTCTCTCATAATCATGTACGGTAAATTTGGAAATTTCGCTTCATGCTTGGCGCTGTTTCACGAGGGAGAGAAAGGGAGCATTTCCTCGTGGAATACTGTTCTATCTGCATACTTACTTTCAAAGAATGCCAGAGGGGCAGTTGCCTTCTTTCGTGATTTACTTCGGAACAACATTGAGCCTGATAATATAACTATTCTGAACCTCATTTCAGCTTGTCGCCACCTGCAGAACTTACATATTTCAAACTCTATATTGGCTTTTGTGGTACAAAAGGGATTTGATAAAGATGTTGCTATTAGTAATGCGTTGATTGATCTATTCGGGAAATGTGGAAGCATCCGTTCTGCAAAAACACTCTTTGATCTCTTGCCACAAAAGGACACAAAATCTTGGAGTACAATGATTAATGTGTATGGTTTAAATGGGGATGGTGAATCTGCTTTGTCTCTTTACTCACAGATGAGGCTTCTAGGTTTGAAGCTGGATAAAGTGACCTACATGGGGATTTTATCAGCTTGCAGCCATTCTGGTTTAGTCCAACAAGGAAGGATGGTATTTAACTGTATGATACAAGATGGTGTATTGCCATGTATGGAGCATTATGCGTGCATATTAGACCTCCTTGGTAGAAAGGGCTATTTGAACGAGGCTCGGGATATTGTCCAAAATTTGCTTTGTAAGCCTTCGGAAAGTGTTCTTAAGTCCTTGTTAGGTGCTTGCTTGAGTCATGGAAATTATGAACTCGGAGAGGAATTTGGTAGGCTACTGCTAGAAACGAACTTGAAAGATCCTGGAGCATACGTGATTCTACACAATATCTACGCAGCAGCAGGAAAATGGCTGGATGCTGACAATGTGAGGTTGACCATGGAACAGAATCGATTCCATAAACCACTTGGCTTCAGTCTTATTGATGTTAATGCTGGAATACTCGATGTGCAATCATAA
- the LOC142554280 gene encoding heat shock factor protein HSF24-like: MALRSVPAPFLTKTYDLVDDPETNDVISWNESGTTFVVWKTAEFAKDLLPNYFKHNNFSSFVRQLNTYGFRKTIPDKWEFANDNFKRGERDLLTGIHRRKIASSQNPAGGKATAADNQNSPAISGEDLGSTSTSSPNPKNPSSLGIQASAQLAADLSDENDKLKKDNQTLSSELTQTKKQCDELIAYLNRRLNVSPEQIQRIMKLGCGVDGGVVGGQGLDSDDYDEHENSMKLFGVVLKKKRGRDDNINFSGPEMKEMKSRVPCFRISESPENSGKVYN; the protein is encoded by the exons ATGGCGCTGAGGTCGGTTCCGGCGCCATTCTTGACTAAGACTTACGATTTGGTGGATGATCCGGAGACCAACGACGTGATATCGTGGAACGAGAGCGGGACGACGTTTGTTGTCTGGAAAACAGCGGAGTTTGCTAAGGATTTGCTGCCCAATTACTTCAAGCACAACAATTTCTCCAGCTTCGTTCGCCAGCTGAATACCTAC GGTTTTCGAAAAACTATTCCAGACAAATGGGAATTCGCCAACGACAACTTCAAGCGAGGAGAAAGAGATCTCTTGACCGGAATCCACCGCCGTAAAATAGCTTCTTCACAAAACCCGGCCGGCGGGAAGGCCACAGCCGCCGATAACCAAAATTCCCCGGCGATCTCCGGCGAAGATTTAGGATCAACCTCCACTTCATCTCCTAACCCCAAGAATCCCAGCTCACTGGGGATACAGGCTTCGGCTCAGCTCGCGGCTGATTTATCGGATGAGAATGACAAGCTGAAAAAAGATAATCAGACGCTGAGTTCGGAGCTGACGCAGACCAAGAAACAGTGCGATGAATTGATTGCTTACTTGAATCGGCGGCTGAATGTCTCTCCGGAGCAAATCCAACGCATTATGAAGCTCGGATGCGGGGTTGACGGTGGTGTGGTGGGTGGTCAAGGTTTAGATAGTGACGATTATGACGAACATGAGAATAGTATGAAACTGTTTGGGGTAGTTTTGAAAAAGAAGAGAGGTCGTGATGACAATATTAATTTTTCAGGGCCCGAAATGAAAGAAATGAAAAGTAGGGTTCCTTGCTTTAGGATTTCAGAGTCACCTGAAAACAGCGGGAAGGTCTATAACTGA